A section of the Roseovarius sp. W115 genome encodes:
- a CDS encoding MlaA family lipoprotein, producing MLPLLLIVGLAACAKAPAGLPSDAVFDPYEDHNREVHEFNRSLDRSIVRPAGVGYSNFVPDDIEDAISRFAFNLSLPRSIVNSILQGNMLAATEDSYRFLVNSTIGLGGVFDVATDLNMPAANDADFGQTLHVWGVREGAYVELPLLGPSTERDTVGLVVDIFTNPLLYILESPENYYGTVAAVSSGLSNRGRFADTIDSVLYESADSYAQAQSIYLQNRRFKLGNGSDGAFADPYDDPALAPFEVPDDE from the coding sequence ATGCTGCCTTTGCTCCTGATTGTGGGCCTTGCGGCCTGTGCAAAAGCACCTGCCGGATTGCCCTCGGATGCTGTTTTCGACCCTTACGAAGACCACAACCGCGAAGTCCACGAGTTCAATCGCTCACTTGACCGCTCAATCGTGCGCCCCGCTGGCGTGGGGTATTCGAACTTTGTGCCTGACGATATCGAAGACGCGATCAGTCGGTTTGCCTTTAACCTGTCGCTGCCTCGCTCAATTGTGAACAGCATTCTGCAAGGCAATATGCTGGCTGCAACAGAAGACAGCTATCGGTTCCTGGTCAACAGCACGATCGGCCTGGGTGGCGTCTTCGATGTTGCGACCGATTTGAACATGCCGGCGGCAAACGATGCCGACTTTGGCCAGACACTGCATGTCTGGGGCGTGCGGGAAGGCGCCTATGTGGAATTGCCTCTGCTCGGGCCTTCGACAGAGCGCGACACAGTCGGTCTTGTGGTCGATATTTTCACCAACCCGCTACTCTATATCCTTGAATCACCAGAAAATTACTACGGAACGGTAGCAGCGGTGTCATCTGGACTGTCCAACCGGGGACGGTTTGCGGATACAATTGATTCGGTGCTTTACGAAAGTGCTGACAGTTACGCGCAGGCGCAGTCGATCTATCTGCAGAACCGCAGATTTAAGCTTGGCAACGGCTCAGACGGCGCGTTTGCTGATCCTTACGATGACCCAGCGCTTGCTCCATTTGAGGTGCCTGATGATGAATGA
- a CDS encoding MlaC/ttg2D family ABC transporter substrate-binding protein: MMNDLNRRHVVSLLAASAAASTLPASAVALTEARAKSLVDQVVADINRVIASGKSVNAMIRDFERIFGRYADVNIIARSTLGQDSRRASSGQMRAFTKTFQSYIARKYGKRFREFIGGRIEVKGVRKVKSWHEVKSLVYLKGSSPFNVLFLVSDRSGRDLFFDMVIEGVSLRLTERTEIGAILDRNKGNIDGLIADLKKAG, encoded by the coding sequence ATGATGAATGATCTGAACCGCCGCCATGTCGTGTCGTTGCTCGCTGCGAGCGCTGCTGCATCGACGTTACCTGCCTCTGCAGTCGCACTCACCGAAGCGCGTGCCAAATCTTTGGTTGATCAGGTCGTGGCCGACATCAACCGCGTCATCGCCTCGGGTAAATCCGTGAACGCCATGATCCGTGATTTCGAACGTATTTTTGGTCGATATGCGGATGTAAACATCATCGCACGCTCTACACTGGGTCAGGACTCTCGCCGCGCGAGTTCCGGTCAAATGCGCGCCTTCACCAAAACCTTCCAAAGCTACATTGCACGCAAATATGGCAAGCGGTTTCGCGAGTTTATTGGCGGGCGCATCGAGGTCAAAGGCGTGCGCAAGGTTAAATCCTGGCATGAAGTCAAATCGCTTGTGTATCTCAAGGGGTCCTCTCCGTTTAATGTCCTCTTTCTTGTCTCGGACCGTTCCGGTCGGGACCTGTTCTTCGACATGGTGATCGAGGGTGTCAGCCTGCGTTTGACCGAACGCACCGAAATCGGTGCCATTCTCGACCGCAACAAGGGCAATATTGACGGGTTGATCGCGGATCTGAAGAAAGCTGGTTAG
- a CDS encoding transglycosylase domain-containing protein yields the protein MTKSGRKSPRLVAEKRYKKPAGKPAKTRATTTRKTPTKRRRKSSRPPRKGLIGLLQRLVRWVLRLFWKVTWRVGAVVLILLSLAVGYVYSTLPDVNALLDGRARGSVTLMDRDGEVFAWRGDQFGGVVTASTVSPHLRNAVVATEDKRFYRHFGLSPRGIASAVKINLSEGRGPLSGHGGSTITQQTAKLLCLGVEYEADAWESEAEYVRDCRRGSISRKAKEAVYALAMELKYTKDEILSIYLNRAYMGGGAFGAEAAAQRYFGKPAATVAPQEAAMLAGLLTAPTRLAPTTNLERSQGRAATVLRLMNEQGYLSDSEMKAAQDNPATLSAAAQRQAGGYFADWVMESGPEFFTRDTTEDVIIRTTLDQRMQRAAEEALDWVFENKVREGSEAQAAIVVMSADGAVRAMVGGRKSQVVGAFNRATMAKRQTGSAFKPFVYATALELGHHHDSTVRDEPYCMDIPGSGRWCPQNYTREYYGTVTLTDALKRSLNVAAVKVSEAMGRDLVRQVATDFGIDNELADGPALALGASESTLLEMTGAYAGILNGGSSVTPYGLIELKLMGDDTPLMGTGGGIGERVISEEAARELTWMMYNVVHGGTGGRAKLPDREAAGKTGTTQAARDAWFLGFTADYVAGVWMGYDDNTPLSGVTGGGLPAEIWHETMVRVNEGIDPKPLPMLRPQPKPKPQPVQRQRRRNTNFENFLKDLFGR from the coding sequence ATGACGAAATCGGGGCGAAAATCACCGCGCCTAGTTGCTGAGAAGCGATACAAAAAACCGGCTGGAAAGCCGGCCAAAACGCGTGCGACCACGACCCGTAAGACACCTACAAAACGTCGTCGCAAGTCATCAAGACCACCGCGCAAAGGATTGATCGGGCTTTTGCAACGCCTGGTGCGTTGGGTTTTGCGCCTCTTCTGGAAGGTGACATGGCGCGTTGGGGCCGTGGTGCTTATCCTGCTGAGTTTGGCCGTTGGGTATGTCTACTCTACGTTGCCGGACGTCAACGCCTTGTTGGATGGCCGCGCACGGGGATCGGTGACGTTGATGGATCGCGATGGGGAAGTGTTCGCCTGGCGCGGCGATCAGTTTGGTGGCGTGGTCACAGCTAGCACAGTCAGCCCGCATTTGCGCAACGCGGTGGTCGCGACGGAGGACAAGCGGTTCTATCGGCATTTCGGGCTGAGCCCTCGGGGCATTGCCAGTGCGGTGAAGATTAACCTCAGTGAGGGACGGGGGCCGCTCTCGGGACATGGCGGCTCAACCATCACGCAGCAGACAGCCAAGCTTTTGTGCCTGGGAGTCGAATATGAGGCCGATGCTTGGGAATCCGAGGCCGAATATGTCCGCGACTGCCGTAGGGGGTCGATCTCGCGTAAGGCCAAGGAGGCCGTTTATGCGTTGGCGATGGAACTCAAGTACACCAAGGATGAGATCCTCTCGATCTATCTTAACCGCGCTTACATGGGCGGCGGCGCCTTTGGCGCGGAAGCTGCGGCACAAAGGTATTTTGGCAAACCAGCTGCAACAGTCGCGCCGCAAGAGGCGGCGATGCTGGCAGGTCTCTTGACCGCCCCGACACGTCTGGCACCGACCACTAATCTGGAGCGTTCACAGGGCCGCGCGGCCACGGTGCTTCGGCTGATGAATGAGCAAGGGTATCTGAGCGACTCTGAGATGAAGGCCGCACAGGACAATCCGGCGACATTGTCAGCAGCGGCGCAACGGCAGGCAGGCGGGTATTTTGCCGACTGGGTGATGGAGTCCGGGCCGGAGTTCTTTACGCGAGATACAACCGAAGACGTGATCATCCGCACGACGCTGGACCAGCGCATGCAGCGCGCGGCGGAAGAGGCGCTGGATTGGGTTTTCGAGAACAAGGTGCGCGAAGGGTCAGAGGCGCAGGCGGCGATTGTTGTGATGAGCGCCGACGGGGCCGTGCGCGCCATGGTCGGCGGACGAAAGTCGCAGGTGGTTGGTGCGTTCAACCGCGCGACCATGGCCAAACGGCAAACAGGGTCGGCCTTCAAGCCGTTTGTCTATGCAACGGCTCTGGAACTTGGTCATCACCATGACTCGACTGTCAGGGATGAGCCTTATTGTATGGACATTCCCGGCTCAGGCCGTTGGTGTCCGCAGAATTATACGCGGGAATACTACGGAACGGTCACGCTGACTGACGCCTTGAAACGCTCACTCAATGTCGCTGCTGTAAAAGTCTCGGAAGCCATGGGGCGGGACCTTGTGCGGCAAGTGGCCACTGATTTCGGAATCGACAATGAATTGGCTGATGGACCGGCTTTGGCGCTTGGGGCGTCCGAGAGCACCTTGCTTGAGATGACAGGCGCCTATGCCGGTATCCTGAATGGCGGGTCGTCTGTGACGCCTTATGGGTTGATTGAACTCAAGCTGATGGGCGATGACACGCCATTGATGGGCACGGGCGGCGGCATCGGGGAACGTGTGATCAGTGAGGAAGCTGCCCGCGAGCTGACGTGGATGATGTACAATGTCGTGCATGGCGGCACAGGTGGGCGCGCCAAACTGCCGGATCGCGAGGCGGCGGGCAAAACCGGCACAACACAGGCCGCGCGCGATGCCTGGTTTCTGGGCTTTACGGCGGATTATGTGGCTGGTGTCTGGATGGGCTATGACGACAACACGCCGTTGAGCGGGGTTACGGGCGGTGGTCTACCCGCAGAGATTTGGCATGAAACCATGGTGCGTGTGAATGAAGGAATTGATCCCAAGCCACTACCTATGCTGCGGCCACAGCCCAAACCCAAGCCACAACCGGTACAGCGCCAAAGACGCCGCAACACCAATTTCGAGAATTTCCTGAAGGATCTCTTTGGGCGGTAA
- a CDS encoding P-II family nitrogen regulator, whose amino-acid sequence MKLIIATIKPFKLEDVREALTDIGVRGMMVTEIKGFGSQSGHTEIYRGAEYAVNFVPKIKLEIAVAASMVDQVVETISTTARTGKIGDGKIFVLDVSQAMRVRTGETNEDAL is encoded by the coding sequence GTGAAACTCATCATCGCGACCATCAAGCCGTTCAAGCTTGAAGACGTCCGCGAAGCGCTGACCGACATAGGCGTACGCGGCATGATGGTGACCGAGATCAAAGGCTTTGGCTCGCAGTCCGGTCACACCGAAATTTACCGCGGCGCGGAATACGCCGTCAATTTCGTGCCGAAAATCAAACTCGAAATCGCTGTTGCAGCCTCGATGGTCGATCAGGTGGTGGAAACCATCTCGACCACAGCACGGACCGGCAAGATCGGCGACGGCAAGATCTTTGTGCTGGATGTCAGCCAGGCGATGCGCGTGCGCACCGGCGAAACCAACGAAGATGCGCTCTGA
- a CDS encoding ammonium transporter, whose protein sequence is MTMQRYTQFGLAAAAMIALPQMGLAQDAAPGFDEIGPYIMTTLLFCMAGFLVFFMAAGFAMLEGGLVRSKNVTIQMTKNIGLYSIAAIMYWLMGFNLMYPGEFNGYVGSFFVPTTLDPVGVAAADAALDYASVGSDFFFQLVFVAATASIVSGALAERIKLWPFLIFVVLLTGVMYPISGSWQWGGGWLSEAGFSDFAGSTVVHSVGGWAALAGAIILGPRLGKYGKDGKVNPIPGSNLALATLGTFILWLGWFGFNGGSQLAMGTVGDVSDVSRIFANTNMAAAAGAVTALILTQVMYKKPDLTMVLNGALAGLVSITAEPLAPTLFGALWIGAVGGVIVVLTVPMLDKFKIDDVVGAIPVHLFAGIWGTIAVVFYNSDANLGTQLMGIAAYGVFTFVASLIVWVILKAVMGIRVGEEEEINGLDVSELGMEAYPEFSKG, encoded by the coding sequence ATGACTATGCAACGCTACACTCAATTCGGTCTTGCCGCGGCGGCAATGATCGCTTTGCCGCAGATGGGCCTGGCCCAGGATGCGGCTCCGGGCTTTGATGAAATCGGCCCCTATATCATGACAACTCTGCTGTTTTGTATGGCGGGTTTCCTGGTCTTCTTCATGGCCGCAGGCTTTGCCATGCTCGAAGGCGGGCTGGTGCGCTCCAAGAACGTCACCATACAAATGACCAAGAATATCGGCCTCTACTCGATTGCGGCCATTATGTATTGGCTGATGGGCTTCAACCTGATGTATCCGGGCGAGTTCAACGGCTATGTCGGAAGCTTCTTTGTTCCAACGACGCTTGATCCTGTGGGCGTTGCGGCGGCTGACGCGGCCTTGGACTATGCCTCAGTTGGCTCAGACTTCTTCTTCCAGCTGGTGTTCGTTGCCGCCACAGCCTCGATCGTATCGGGTGCTCTGGCAGAACGGATCAAACTTTGGCCGTTTCTGATCTTCGTCGTTCTCCTTACCGGTGTCATGTACCCAATCTCAGGCTCCTGGCAGTGGGGCGGCGGCTGGCTCTCTGAAGCAGGTTTCTCTGACTTCGCAGGCTCCACCGTGGTGCACTCCGTGGGTGGCTGGGCTGCTCTGGCCGGTGCTATCATCCTTGGACCGCGCCTTGGCAAATACGGCAAGGACGGCAAAGTGAACCCAATCCCGGGCTCCAACCTCGCCCTGGCCACACTCGGCACATTCATCCTCTGGCTCGGCTGGTTTGGCTTCAACGGCGGCTCGCAGCTTGCCATGGGCACTGTGGGCGATGTCTCTGACGTCAGCCGCATCTTTGCAAACACCAACATGGCCGCAGCAGCCGGTGCAGTGACCGCTCTCATCCTGACGCAGGTGATGTACAAGAAACCTGACCTCACCATGGTGCTCAACGGCGCCTTGGCGGGTCTGGTCTCGATCACCGCTGAACCACTCGCCCCGACACTCTTTGGTGCGCTCTGGATCGGCGCTGTGGGGGGTGTGATCGTGGTGCTGACCGTGCCCATGCTCGACAAGTTCAAGATCGACGACGTGGTCGGCGCCATCCCGGTTCACCTCTTTGCCGGCATCTGGGGCACCATTGCTGTGGTTTTCTACAACAGCGACGCAAACCTGGGCACACAGCTCATGGGCATTGCCGCCTACGGTGTCTTCACCTTCGTGGCCAGCCTTATCGTCTGGGTCATCCTCAAGGCCGTCATGGGCATCCGCGTCGGCGAAGAGGAAGAGATCAACGGTCTCGATGTCTCCGAACTTGGCATGGAAGCCTATCCAGAGTTCTCTAAAGGGTAA